GAACTGCTGGGCGACCAGGTGAACGCTTCCACCGGACGCCACAGCACGAACGATGCGTTCCCGCAAGTCCAGCCCATACCCTCGCCCGCCCACCGCTTTCATACCTTCATTATGACAAATGCTCTAAAGGCGCAGACCAAACGTCACCGCGCCCGGCGAGCGGCCCAGTTCCTCGAAGCCCAGGTGCCGGTAAAAGCCCTGGGCCCGCGTGTTGCGTTCGCCCACCCCCAGATGCACGCCGGGCGAGCCAGCCACGCGCAGGGCGTGCAGGAGGGTGGTCATCAGGGCCCGGCCCCGGCCACCCCCCTGCACGCGGGGCAGCAGATCAATGTGCAGGTGGGCCGGATAGCGCTCCAGCAGGGCTTGCGAGGTGCGGCGGGGGTGGTGCAGCAGCCAGATCAGGCGCTCGTCGGGGGTGCGGGCTTCCGGCGGGGTAAGGGGTTCTGGATAGA
Above is a genomic segment from Deinococcus arcticus containing:
- a CDS encoding GNAT family N-acetyltransferase; the encoded protein is MVTLRPAREADRAALYRICLETGDSGQDASGLYADPQLLGHIYAGPYLSFAPDCAFVLEDAAGVGGYVLGAPDTAAFEATLAREWWPALQGVYPEPLTPPEARTPDERLIWLLHHPRRTSQALLERYPAHLHIDLLPRVQGGGRGRALMTTLLHALRVAGSPGVHLGVGERNTRAQGFYRHLGFEELGRSPGAVTFGLRL